Part of the Rhizobium sp. N324 genome, AACGTTGAAGTAAAAATAAGCGTGGGTTTCAATCGGCTGCGGCAGTATCTAGGCGCCGAGTCGCAGTTGAAACAGCATCATCCTTATCCCGACGACACCCGCATGATTGATAGCTTCACCAAAGAAGAGCTGAGCAAGCTCGGACCGGAGTCGACTTCCAAGAGGAAAGGCGTCTTGAATCTGGCCAGCAATCAACGGAGGTTTGGTAATTGGCTCCGAAAGAATGGTCGGGGGAGCATAAGCAGTCGCCTGACTGGCAGTGATGAGCAGCAACGGTCGTTGAAGGACGATTTTAGGGAATTTACTATTAACGTTGAAGTAAAAATAAACGTGAGTCTCGATCGGCTGCGGCAGTATCTAGGCGCTGAGTCGCAGTTGAAACAGCATCATCCTTATCCCGACGACGCCCTCATGATTGATGCCTTGGCCAACGAAGAGCTGAGCAAGCTCGGATCGGACTCGACTTCGCAGAGGAGAGTCGTCTGGAGACTGGCCAGCAATCAACGAAAGTTTAGTAATTGGCTGCAAACCAAGGGTAGGGAGAGCATAGCGAGCCGGCTCAACGGCAGTGATCAGCAGCAATGGTCGTTGAAAAAAGATTACCAAGACTTCACCGAAGCCATGGGAAAACACACTATCTCTTTCAAGCGGCTTCGGCAGTACCAGCAAGTCGTTGAGGCGAACGCAGCGTCGGGGTTGTCCCCTGAGCAGGCAAGTGGCCGGGAACCGGCCGGTCTGGACGGCCGTTCGGATCCACGTGCCGAGTTCAGATCAACTTCGCCGCTGCAGCAGGTTGATCCACCGATCGAAAGCCGCAGCGGATTGTCGCTCGACCATACCGAATGGCTGGGCGACCAGCATATCCAGACGGATTATGAGCTGCTAATGCAGGACTTGCAGCGAAACGATCCGGATCTCGCCGCCAGGACGCGGCTTATCGATCCCCTTATAGCCCATTATCATCTGCGCCTGGGCGATGAGAGCACCGCGCTGAGCGCTTTCCAGCGCATCGTTAATGATCAGAATGGAAGAGATACAGCCGACTTCCTGTTCCTTCCAGTGAGCGATGCCAGTGCTTCGGATCCTGATCACCGCGGCACCCATTGGTCGCTGCTACTCGTTGACCGTCGCAACCGCGAGGGGCCGGCTGCCTATCACTATGACTCCTTCCGGGGCCAGAACAACGAGTTTGCAGCAATGCTCGCACAAAGGTTGGGTACCCGTCTGGAGCCCGTCCGCATGACCCAACAGCGCAACGACTATGATTGCGGAGTCTTCGTGGTTGACGGCACGCGGGCGCTCGTTAGACGACTGGCACGAAGAGACCGGCCAGCCGTGCTGCACCTCGACAACCTCGTCGCCGATCGGGAGCAACTCCAACGACGTCTGAGCACCGCGCCCAACGGTGATCGAGCGGGGGCTGCGGCGGCTGGACCGGAGTCCTCCACACAGATCGCCGATCCCGCAGAGTTTTGGCATGGAGTGGCTCAACCAGGCCAGCTTCCCGATAGCTGGAATACAGCAACCTTCCGGCAGGATTTGCCGTTAGCCGCCTATTCACCGGTGCAAAGCGTCAATCCGCCAGACGCACCATGGGAGCAAAGCTTGGGGGCATCGATCTTCGGCACCCCACAGTACACGCTGCCTGTGGACGACTTGGGAGGATTTGTCCCTCCGAGCTGGCAACACGGCAATCAACCGGTACCAGATGACCTTCTGCCTGCAATGTACTTGTTTGACTTGCTGCCGAGCGCGGACAAACCCACCAACTTCAGTATCCATGGTGTGCCCTACACGGCCACTCTGGGGCCATCAGGCATGCAGAGCGACATTT contains:
- a CDS encoding Ulp1 family isopeptidase produces the protein MYPRRNQPRDDDSREVSGWIEGVTGAFDTDAWIDDYYSESRDLEQDPSDLRLGSHDSDAGDRVPRRRSVGGSMRVTPQSLAPERGSGQQDVDAATETHVVSTKVRKRGRPADRDMHPDDETRINQFAEAVRGYEILPDGSIGRGDGRVPEATVENNLGILRRFARWLRAANRDSMASRFLNDPDSLAVDIADYWASGEDDQNRLNSALSHFRRLGPEGQELQAVGAGPRLMGRRIHDPYPDDARVIDALAKEELSKLGPVSISQKNASNQRKFSDWLKREGRGSIVSRLTGTDQQQRSLQEDFRKFTEAEGKVVVSLDRLRQYLGAESQLKQHNPYPDDALMIDGLANEELSKLGPDSTSKRKVVQNMAINQRRFSNWLQKNGRGSISSRLTGSDEQQRSLKDDFREFTTNVEVKISVGFNRLRQYLGAESQLKQHHPYPDDTRMIDSFTKEELSKLGPESTSKRKGVLNLASNQRRFGNWLRKNGRGSISSRLTGSDEQQRSLKDDFREFTINVEVKINVSLDRLRQYLGAESQLKQHHPYPDDALMIDALANEELSKLGSDSTSQRRVVWRLASNQRKFSNWLQTKGRESIASRLNGSDQQQWSLKKDYQDFTEAMGKHTISFKRLRQYQQVVEANAASGLSPEQASGREPAGLDGRSDPRAEFRSTSPLQQVDPPIESRSGLSLDHTEWLGDQHIQTDYELLMQDLQRNDPDLAARTRLIDPLIAHYHLRLGDESTALSAFQRIVNDQNGRDTADFLFLPVSDASASDPDHRGTHWSLLLVDRRNREGPAAYHYDSFRGQNNEFAAMLAQRLGTRLEPVRMTQQRNDYDCGVFVVDGTRALVRRLARRDRPAVLHLDNLVADREQLQRRLSTAPNGDRAGAAAAGPESSTQIADPAEFWHGVAQPGQLPDSWNTATFRQDLPLAAYSPVQSVNPPDAPWEQSLGASIFGTPQYTLPVDDLGGFVPPSWQHGNQPVPDDLLPAMYLFDLLPSADKPTNFSIHGVPYTATLGPSGMQSDIYLFLQ